The Salvia miltiorrhiza cultivar Shanhuang (shh) chromosome 2, IMPLAD_Smil_shh, whole genome shotgun sequence DNA window GTTGCGGAAACCGAGCCGCATGGTCATTGGATACCGTCTTGACTCACAGTCACACACTGTGTTTTATCCTCTGAGTAACAAATAATTTTCTGGGACCCAACGCCATTGAAGTTTGATTCTGCTGCAGACTCTCGCCTCTGTCCCTGTCATCagattttgccattttgggaGGTAAATTCTTTGTTTCAGAAttcagattaattaatttaacacaAAACCCTTTTTTGGGTTTTCTTCATTTCATGCAAATGCAGAATCTTCAATTGCGGGAACAATCTATGGCATGATATTTAACACGTGCCTAAAAAGATTTCATCCTTGCTATTGAGCTCAGCTGATGAggaaatagatatatatattctctAATTTAGAATCATGAAAAATCAagattgcatttttatttttttggcatGTGTTCGTGGCTTTATCTGTGATGATGTGCGATAAGGGCTTCTCTTCTGAATTTCCCAAATTTCTAAGATTATAAATTGTTCGTGGCTGCAGGTGTTTGACAGCTAGATAAAGGATGGTTGCATTCGGCAAAAAATTGAAACAGTTACAAATTCATGAGTGGCagaggtattttttttttttattgaatttctGTGTTCTGTTGATTTGCGAGTTTCCTAGTCTAGTTCTTGATGTTTCTTATTTAATATCGAATGATGAATGTGTGATCTTGATTTTGAGGTGAAAAAGGAGTTGGTTGGTgaaactttttaattttatggaaTCCCTGTTTCACTTTACTTAGAATATCATGAAGCAGAATTTCCTTTGAAGATATACAACATGTGATGTGGTTTAGGCGTAAACGTAACATGATTATGCTATGTTTTGGGGCAGCTTCTACATTAACTACAAGTtaatgaagaagaaagtgaagcAATATGCTCAGCAAATTGAATTTTCAGAACAGAATCGCGAGTATGTCCTCAAGGATTTCTCGAGAGTTCTTGATAACCAGGTAGCAAAATCACAAAAATCATATCATCTCCGATTTTAATTGACTAGAAAAGGAAAGAGATGAAAAATTTGAAGAACAACTGCAGATTGAAAAGACCGTCCTGTTTTTACTTGAACAAGAAGGGCATCTGGCGAGTAAGCTATCCGTTCTCGGGGAGCAGCACGATGCCCTCGTTCAGCACAACGATGCTGCAATGATACCTCAACTGCAGGAATCGTATAGAGCTGTGGGGAAGGAGCTTCTGCAGCTCTTGCATTTCGTGGAACTGAACGCCATCGGACTTCGCAAGATCCTGAAGAAGTTTGATAAGAGGTTCGGTTATAAGTTCACTAATCACTATGTCAAGACGCGCGCAAACCATCCCTACTCTCAGCTTAAGCAGGTGCTGAAGCACGTGGTAAGGCCGATCTTCAGGTAACGAATCAAGGGCCGGCCGTGTATATACACACACATCATATTTGAGATGATCCGAACTGCACGTGCAGGGCATTTCAGCTGTCGTTGGTGCCTTATCTCGGCACCTTGCAGATCTCCAAGACCACCGGGGGAGGAGCTGCACCTCAATCTACGATCAGCCTGCCTTGTCTCCCCCGGTGAATAATGGCCATTTTTGTGCTTAGTAAAGATGTGTTGGCCTTAACGTTATGTCCAAAACTTGATTGGAGTTCTCTTTTGCAGGATCCTGTGATCGAGTCTATCAAGGCTGCAGTTGATCGATTGTCGAATTCGACAGATTTCCTTCAGTATATAGGGAAACATGCTCTTATACCTGAGGAGGAGCTGCCAACCGCTGCAGATAATGATGATGTGGatgttgatgttgatgttgatgttgatgttgatgttgatgttgatgGAAGATATCATTCGATGTCTCTTGTTCTTAATCTGGCGAACACATTTCTGTACATGGTGAACACTTACATAATCGTTCCGACAGCGGACAGCTACTCGTTGAGCCTCGGAGCTGCAGCGACTGTGTGTGGGGCTGTCATCGGCTCCATGGCCGTTGCTCAGGTTTTCTCCTCAGTGTATTTCAGTGCTTGGTCGAATAAGTCGTATATGAAACCCCTCATCTTCAGCAGCATCGTTCTTCTCATCGGGAACACCTTGTACGCCCTCGCCTACGATCTCGACTCCATATACGTGCTTCTCATCGGCCGTGTGTTTTGCGGGTGAGAATCGAAAAAGTcgaaccaaaatgacaaaatgtgCTTAATAATTGAAGTTTTTGGGGAATGTTTGAAAATTGAAACACTAGTTGGTTTCAGATTGGGGTCTGCGAGGGCTGTGAATCGTCGTTACATCAGCGACTGCGTTCCCGTGAAGCTGCGTCTGAAGGCTTCCGCCGGCTTCGTCAGCGCCAGCGCGCTCGGGATGGCGTGTGGGCCCGCCCTCGCCGCGTTGCTCCAGACCAACTTTAAGGTCTTCAGCATCACATTCAATGAGGACACTCTGCCCGGATGGGTCATGGCTCTGGCATGGCTACTCTACCTGCTGTGGTTGTCGGTGTCGTTTCGAGAGCCTTCCAACGACGAGAAGCTAAATCCTCCGTTGCAGCGGACGAGCAACGGTATGCGCATTCGGACAACTTGGCTCTTTAATCTCCCTGTTCAAAGTTGATCTGTTGCATATATCCTTGCATTGTAGGGCTGGAAAATGGGGCTTTCAAAAACGCTCTCTCCCAGCCGCTGCTCACGAGCTCGTTGGAGAAGCAGCGAGACGACCACGACGATGACGAAGAcaacgatgatgatgatgatcaagAATTCAACAACAATGAGGAAGCAGGGGAGAATCATAAACCTGTGACATCCATTGTCTCTGCATATAAGTTGCTTACGCCTTCAGTTAAGGTACAGTTGTTCATATACTTCATGCTCAAGTATGCAATGGAGGTCTTGCTGGCCGAATCGAGCGTGATCACCGCATACTACTTCGTATGGTCATCGGGCAATGTAGCTATCTTTCTCGCCTGCCTCGGGCTGACCGTCCTGCCCGTGAACGTTCTCGTTGGGAGCTACCTCAGCAACATGTTCGAGGAAAGGTGAAAAACTCAGAGCAACCGCGTTTTTCTTACTTCGTTTGCTACGTAGATACGCCTAAGATGTCTTCGTCTCCCTTATCTGCGAGTGCAGGCAAGTTTTACTAGCATCGGAGATCATGGTGTGCATCGGCATCGTCTTCAGCTTCCACGTTATAATCCCTTATTCCGTTCCACAGTACGTCTGTTCGGCTCTGCTCACCTTCGTAGCTGCTGAAGTTCTCGAAGGTAACCTTCTATCTTGATGTGGTAGCAGACGCACAAGTATATCTTGGAGGAATTTCCGGCAAAATACGGAAGTTTTAAGGCTAGGGGGAGCTTGGGGGTGCTGAAGCTCCCCCTAAGTTGGATCCTCTATTGCATCTTCGTGCAACATCGAGTTGGATGCAATAGAGGATCCGGGGTCGAAAAATCAATTGTTTAGCTAGCTGATGTGCCTTCCCCTCCCCCTATCAGGCGTTAACCTGTCGCTCCTGTCGCGGGTGATGTCGTCGCGGCTTAAGAGAGGGACGTACAACGGGGGGCTGCTGTCGACGGAGGCTGGAACTCTGGCTCGAGTGGTGGCGGACGGGGCGATCACGCTGGCCGGCTACGGTGGCATGAGTAAGCTCTTAAATGTAACTCTGCTGCCTTCGTTGTTGATATGTATCTGCTCCATTGTAGCTACTTGTTTCACTTATAACTCTCTCTACTGATCGTGTACATAAATGTAAATTTTCCTTGGTCATGTAATAATCATTTTCTATTGTTACATGACTAATTTGATCTGTAATATTGAAGGATATGTTCTATGTAATTGATAATATTAAGATATTAAAATATATCCCTTCCTTTGCATCATAAACTTCAACTATTTTCAACCTataataattttagtttattattTAGTAGTATTGAAAGATTGTgattttttccccttttttttataaagacGATCAATAATGGAAACGATTCCTCATTTTCCCATTGAATTACTTAAATTCCCAACTTATTAGTTGAAGGCAAACGTCTTAGTTGCGCTTTAGTGTTAATGattatgatttattttctttatatagTTTAAACGTATTCTAAATTGAatgtaaaagaaaaagaaaatatattacgAAGAACTGTCTCAAAATGCTTTATTTGTTTTactggaaaaataaaaatttattgatttcttaataaaaatttattgatttCTTAGTAAAATTAGTGTTTCACATCTGGAAAAAATTACTAGTGAGTTTGTAGTTCAGTTTTTAGTTTCTTAGTTCATTTAAATTAGTAGGCATCTCTGCGATCTATTCAAGggaattttttaaagttcgagAAGAGAGTAGGATTCATACCATGGTCTCTTATTTTTGagaaatgaaataatataactaatttatgatattttcaTTAAGTCGAACTTAAAAAttaggcaaaaaaaaaattaaacttttgaatcaaaataataagttttttttttttttaaccaaaAAATAGTAGAATTTGCAATTGCAGTATAGACAGGAAAATAGTTTTACTATCATTTTACTTTtatacaaataaaatcaaattataaattcaacgCTATGATCAATTAAATGGGAAAATTGTatattatatttcaaatatgtaattattataacattatatttaaattcattacctttaaataaagaaatatacAGACTTCTATCTAAAATTCAAggattaaaaatataatttattgattcacactaattaaataagctaacttaatatttttttaatgtaaattaattacacatatatatatatattaatatagttaatgatattataattttgatggaattttttttagtaattgatttagtttatatatacatatatagatgaTCAAATCGGTCAAATTCCAGTCAACGAGTCCAAGAAAAATTAACCCAAATGTTTACATATCAATTGCATGCTGCTGCAGCACGAGCCCAAAGCAAAAGATTTTTACGACAGGGGCTTTTTTGTAATAAGCAAAAGAGAGTGGGGCGAAGTAGCAAATAGAGTCAAAGTCGCGTACTTTGAAGAAAAGTAACAGAGGGAGGAGACCCAACAAGAAAGGAATCCGACCTCCCATCGGATCTGCCGCACTCCAACTGTTTGTATAAAATCCCCAGACAACCCAAAAAACTCGAGAACAAGCACGCCAAGCAGCCAAATTGCTACTGAATTGATACAATATCGATCGATGGGGTCCAACGCAGAGTTGCCGGATGGGACGGTGCAGAACATACTGGAGCAGGATTCGTTGAAGTGGATTTTTGTCGGCGGCAAAGGCGGCGTCGGCAAGACCACGTGCAGCTCTATCATCTCGATTCTGCTCGCCAGCGTGCGGGAGTCTGTGCTCATCATCTCCACCGACCCCGCCCATAACCTCAGCGATGCCTTCCAGCAGAAGTTCACCAAGTCTCCCTCGCTTGTTAATGGCTTCTCCAACTTGTACGCTATGGTACAGTTACTCCCTTGCCACTCCCgcgattttatttttcatctttgAGGTTTTTGTTGTTGATTGAGTTTTGGGGGTTCAATTGGGTGGAAGTTTTTTCTGTTGTTATTTCCTCTCTCCCGAATTAAGGTATTCTTAGAttattatgtttatattttttatattataaacaGTAATTTGACTGTTTTCTGTAGCGATTGGTTCgacaatttgaatttaattggATCGTTTTAGAGCTGTAAATCATAAGATCATTTTTTCTAGTTATCATTGTTTCTACTAATTTGCATTTTGTATGATTGTGGCTACTTGTTAGTGGGGGTTTTATGGTTCCTCTCTACTCATTCAAGTTGTTGGTTGTGTTCGAGTGTATAATTCTTTAAAAAAGTAAACCATTAATAGAAATATCAAAATATCTGTTTTTTCGAATTGTTTGCACATATTGTTGTGATGCATTGGAAATTGGATTGTTTGATCGTAGACATTTCATTGAATGAGATTCCTCTTCTAGGAAGTTGATCCTACTGTGGAGCATGAAGACTCTCTTGGATCAGATGCAACTGATGGATTCGTATCGGAACTAGCAAATTCTATCCCAGGAATCGATGAGGCAATGAGTTTTGCTGAAATGCTCAAGTAAGTCTGAAGTCTTTCTTGTAATTTAAGATGATATCTTTCTAAGGAAAATATAACTAATTATCATAATATTCTTCAGGCTTGTGCAAACCATGGATTATTCTGTCATAGTATTTGATACAGCTCCAACCGGCCATACCCTACGCTTGCTTCAATTTCCTTCAACCTTAGAGAAAGGGCTTGCCAAGATTATGAGCTTAAAGAACAGATTTGGTGGCTTGTTGAGCCAAGTATGATATCGCTCTTGCATTTAGTGTTCATCTATTCATATAAAAAGTTCAGTTACAGGGTGTGAGAGTCTTGAGTATGAGGTGATACTTCGTGTAAGAAGAGGGATTCTTAATAATTTttactaatttaaataaatttgtaaGAATTGCCTGCCTctattgttttttctttttctttttttttaattatcaagAGTTATTATgcagttttatgttattttaggCCACAAACTAAGAACTTTACTCTTCTTTTGGGTGTATCTTGTTAGTTAATGCTAGTCTAGttttgcatataaatttattagaATGAAATTGCTTATGTTTTCGCTGctcttcattctctctctctctctctcaactgcTGTGGTGCTTAATAGTTTAGTTATTGATCGATAGTCTCCTATGtgtcttgttgattcattcatGAAAATAAGCTGCTCTCTCTCGGTTTTTTCATGGCAGATGACTCGCCTCTTTGGTCTCGATGATGAATTTAATGAAGATGCCATCCTTGGAAAACTTGAGGGCATGAAAGATGTGATTGAACAAGTGAACAAGCAGTTTAAGGATCCAGTAAGATCTTAAATGTCTTTTAATAGACATTTTCTCTTATATTTTTTTCCCAGAAAGCAAATTCAGTAATTGAACTATACCCATGTTTACGTCTACTGCCCTAAAAATCCTGATGCTGTACCATTATTTCTTTGGCAGGATTTGACGACTTTCGTCTGTGTCTGCATTCCAGAATTCCTCTCTCTTTATGAAACTGAACGGCTCGTGCAGGAACTTACTAAGTTTGAGATTGATACACATAATATCATCATCAACCAAGTAATTTATGATGAAGAAGGTAAACTCCTTTCCAGTATTTTCTTCCTTCCAAATCCATTTCATTACTAAATAGTTGTACTCTCCTTAGTTGTGGAGTCGAAATTGCTCAAAGCTAGAATGCGCATGCAGCAGAAATACCTGAGTCAGTTTTACATGCTATACGACGACTTCAACATAACTAAGTTGCCATTGTTGCCCCAAGAGGTATGTATGTAATATAATTTCTGATTGTCAAAGATTGCAATGATTCTTGGCGATGTATGATCAATGTCATTGATAAGTGCCGTGTAACAGGTTTGTGGGGTTGATGCATTGAAAGCTTTTTCGCCCAATTTTCTATCACCATATCAACCATCGATTACTCGAGGCACAGTGGAAGAGGTGAAGCAGAGAGTATCGGCGCTGAGAGAGCAGCTCAAGAATGCAGAAGCAGAACTGGACAGACTCAACAAGGGGAAGCAGAAGGcctaatgtgtgtgtgtgagagagagagagagaggagcttTGAGGGGTTATTACTTATCAGCATGTTTCTTAAATTGAAGTTATGTTTTTTCCTCATTTTTGTTGTGCGATATACGTGACTTTGTAGTAGAAAGGAGAGTTGGGTTGACTAATCAATTGGATTTCATTCAATGTTGTATCATTTGTAAACGTGCATTAATCAGCCGGATCAACCCGTTTTTACTGtagtctgattttttttttttctaataagaAATTAGGAATCGGTACTTGTATTTGTATATTGGGATTTACAATAAAGATTCTGGTGACATAAATTGTGTTTATCAtctactatatttttttatttttattttagaataGGGTTTATTATCTACTACTACTATTATTGgtgtttatatatatgcatgtgaCTCATGTGTATGTATTTGACAGTTGACACAATTATTTGCCTTGCATCAATGCTAAGTAAATGCTGTTAGTTACCAAGTACTTGTATTTTAGAGTTCGCTCCAATTAGTGTGTGTAGCGTGTTAggtgaaaaaaattaattaatactaataaaattgatatagaaaaaaattatgattGAATTGAGAAGTTTGAAACATTCATACAAAAATTTGATAATTTCAGCAAAAGATTGGATAATTTGGCATCTTAGTTACGAAAAGGCCTCTGATTTCCACTCcatttttttgttaagaaaacaaaaaaccGGTTGTTGAAGTAAATATCTGTTCATCCGTTGAAGAGTGGAGAAGCAATATGTGTCTACCTGGTGTGCGTCACGCTCACATGTATATAAGTCTCACGCACCCCCAAAAAACGATATCCACTTTTCCCCGTTTACTCACTTGAGATTCATTCGAAATTGCAGGCTACTATAACTAAGCGGTGGATTTAGGAGTTAGGGTTCTTGAAATTTCTGCATTTAATACTCGCATAATCCTGAATTCACTTGGGCTCCTTCTGGCAAAGATTCACTTTTTTGAATCACATGGAAGCTTACAAGAGATGGGTTCGGAGGAACAAAGACTACGTGCATTCTCTGGAGTCTTTAAGTAATGTAAGCCTACAAATCTTGTTTctcctgtttttttttttctatattataATTCTGTTTCTATATTCTTTCCGTTTTTTGGATTTTGTTTTCGCTAGTATTCTGATATTAGGGACTAATAGGAACGGAGATAGAGTTTTAAAAAGCTCAAGATGTATTTTGAAGCATCTGGAGCTTTCGGATTTGCATAAATTTTACTCCCTTATTGTGCTTTTAGAGATGCACACTGCTGAAACAAGCTTCATGGATGATCTCTAGTTGTGGCAGTACTTGAATCGCGGTGGCTGTAGAATACAAGTGATTTGTTGTTGAATACTATTCAGTTTCTTGTGTCCTTCGAGATTGGTGTTAGTTAAGCAACTTTGAATgcgtggtgtgtgtgtgtgtggtctTGCCATTATTGTTTGCTATACATCATCGAAGTCCAGTAAATTGCTTACCCCA harbors:
- the LOC131008921 gene encoding SPX domain-containing membrane protein At4g22990-like isoform X1; the encoded protein is MVAFGKKLKQLQIHEWQSFYINYKLMKKKVKQYAQQIEFSEQNREYVLKDFSRVLDNQIEKTVLFLLEQEGHLASKLSVLGEQHDALVQHNDAAMIPQLQESYRAVGKELLQLLHFVELNAIGLRKILKKFDKRFGYKFTNHYVKTRANHPYSQLKQVLKHVGISAVVGALSRHLADLQDHRGRSCTSIYDQPALSPPDPVIESIKAAVDRLSNSTDFLQYIGKHALIPEEELPTAADNDDVDVDVDVDVDVDVDVDGRYHSMSLVLNLANTFLYMVNTYIIVPTADSYSLSLGAAATVCGAVIGSMAVAQVFSSVYFSAWSNKSYMKPLIFSSIVLLIGNTLYALAYDLDSIYVLLIGRVFCGLGSARAVNRRYISDCVPVKLRLKASAGFVSASALGMACGPALAALLQTNFKVFSITFNEDTLPGWVMALAWLLYLLWLSVSFREPSNDEKLNPPLQRTSNGLENGAFKNALSQPLLTSSLEKQRDDHDDDEDNDDDDDQEFNNNEEAGENHKPVTSIVSAYKLLTPSVKVQLFIYFMLKYAMEVLLAESSVITAYYFVWSSGNVAIFLACLGLTVLPVNVLVGSYLSNMFEERQVLLASEIMVCIGIVFSFHVIIPYSVPQYVCSALLTFVAAEVLEGVNLSLLSRVMSSRLKRGTYNGGLLSTEAGTLARVVADGAITLAGYGGMSKLLNVTLLPSLLICICSIVATCFTYNSLY
- the LOC131008921 gene encoding SPX domain-containing membrane protein At4g22990-like isoform X2, encoding MLSKLNFQNRIASMSSRISREFLITRDEKFEEQLQIEKTVLFLLEQEGHLASKLSVLGEQHDALVQHNDAAMIPQLQESYRAVGKELLQLLHFVELNAIGLRKILKKFDKRFGYKFTNHYVKTRANHPYSQLKQVLKHVGISAVVGALSRHLADLQDHRGRSCTSIYDQPALSPPDPVIESIKAAVDRLSNSTDFLQYIGKHALIPEEELPTAADNDDVDVDVDVDVDVDVDVDGRYHSMSLVLNLANTFLYMVNTYIIVPTADSYSLSLGAAATVCGAVIGSMAVAQVFSSVYFSAWSNKSYMKPLIFSSIVLLIGNTLYALAYDLDSIYVLLIGRVFCGLGSARAVNRRYISDCVPVKLRLKASAGFVSASALGMACGPALAALLQTNFKVFSITFNEDTLPGWVMALAWLLYLLWLSVSFREPSNDEKLNPPLQRTSNGLENGAFKNALSQPLLTSSLEKQRDDHDDDEDNDDDDDQEFNNNEEAGENHKPVTSIVSAYKLLTPSVKVQLFIYFMLKYAMEVLLAESSVITAYYFVWSSGNVAIFLACLGLTVLPVNVLVGSYLSNMFEERQVLLASEIMVCIGIVFSFHVIIPYSVPQYVCSALLTFVAAEVLEGVNLSLLSRVMSSRLKRGTYNGGLLSTEAGTLARVVADGAITLAGYGGMSKLLNVTLLPSLLICICSIVATCFTYNSLY
- the LOC131008986 gene encoding ATPase GET3A-like, whose amino-acid sequence is MGSNAELPDGTVQNILEQDSLKWIFVGGKGGVGKTTCSSIISILLASVRESVLIISTDPAHNLSDAFQQKFTKSPSLVNGFSNLYAMEVDPTVEHEDSLGSDATDGFVSELANSIPGIDEAMSFAEMLKLVQTMDYSVIVFDTAPTGHTLRLLQFPSTLEKGLAKIMSLKNRFGGLLSQMTRLFGLDDEFNEDAILGKLEGMKDVIEQVNKQFKDPDLTTFVCVCIPEFLSLYETERLVQELTKFEIDTHNIIINQVIYDEEVVESKLLKARMRMQQKYLSQFYMLYDDFNITKLPLLPQEVCGVDALKAFSPNFLSPYQPSITRGTVEEVKQRVSALREQLKNAEAELDRLNKGKQKA